Part of the Labilibaculum antarcticum genome, AAAGCAATGAATTTTTTGGTTTGGGAAAAGATTCATTTGCAAAAGGAGAGCCTATCAGTGCCTCTTTGCATGATCCAAATTTGAGCGATGGTACTAATTTGAAACTTCGAATTTGGGATACGAGTGGTAATTTAATTCGTACCATTAAAAAGAATTATACTTCAACACCGATGTTTACCTACTCGAGTTTTGATTCCTTTCTTCCTGTCGGGAATTATATTATCACTATTAATCCTGAGGAAACCGGAACAACCTACCAAATCCGTTTTTCCTTAAAAGAACCCAATGGAAATATTTATTCTCAAATTCGCAAAAAACTACTTCCTGAGAATTTGTATGTATTTAAGAGATGGATTGATGAGGATGGAGATATGAAATTGGACAGCACAGAAGTTATTGCTTTAAATCAGAAACAATTTGTTTTAGGCGATGTGAATTTTGAACTGGGTTTAAATCTTCCTTCAAGTAGCAAGCAAGTTGTTTATCAGGTTTGGGATGATAAGCATCAATTAATGAGTATGAAAATTGCGAAATTGGATAGTTTGCAACATTTTACGATGAATGTGGATACTCTTCGAAAGGGAAACGATTTTTTGATGGTTTTAAATGTTGCTCCGGTAGGAGATTATTTAATAACAGCCTCGGTTGTAGATGAAAAGGTGATGCAATACAAGATACCCATACAGATTATAGATACCACTAAGACTCCTGTGTCGGAACAAGTAGTAGCTGTAGAACCGGATTTAAATGCAGAATTACCAACGGAGCCAGAGTTAGTTGCAACCGAAGATACAACACCAACAGTTCCACAAATGAGTATGGGAACCTCTGAAAATGTGGATAATTTAGCGCCGGAATTTAAGAAAGGGCAGGAAGGGTTTTTCTTCTTTACAGGATTTATTGATTTGAATGAGAACAATGTGCAGGATAGGGATGAGTTTATGGGAGCCGATCAGGATTATTATTATTCGGAATCGGAAAATATATTTGTACAGTTTCATTTGAGGCAATTTTTTAATACGATGCTCAAATTGCAGATATTGGATGCTGAGAAGCAGTTAGTTAAAGAACAAATTGGCAATTACGGCGATTCTCCATTCGTATTTAAAGTTTCAATGCCCGATGATTCTTTGATTCCCGGAGATTATCAATTACTGATAATGCCATTAGGATCGGAAATAAAATATAGATTAGAGCTAACAGTTAAGTAATTAAAAATCCCGCTTCGGAGTTCCGAAAAGCGGGATTTTATCTAATCTATAAACTAAATGAAAAAAATGCTGTTTATTGCTTCACTATCTTTTTACTAAGTTGCGAACCATCCTCCATTTCAAAAACTAAAATATAAGTTCCTTTTGTTAGATTATTCAGGTTTAAATTTGCTGATTCATTTGGCATATTTACAGCTACAATTGCTTTTCCTGATAAATCAAAAAGCTGTAATCTATTAACTTGTTTTAGATTTTCAAGATGAAGAATATCACGAACTGGATTTGGATACAGGCGTAATTCTTTATTTAGGATATCATTAATTCCGGTTGAGTAGGCGATTTCTTCGCTGTACGAGCTGTAAATAGTCTCACCTTGAAGTAAATCACCCGTTTTAGCAACAGGAGTCACTGAAAAACGAATGAAATTAGCACGATCGGCTCTAACAAGTGTATAAGTTAGAGCACTTGCGCCGCTTATAACAGCTTCATTCGTTCCCTTCGCATCATCTGCTCTGTACCATTGGTAAATAGAGCTTTCTTCATCTTCAAGATCACCGTTTACATCGGTGTAAGTATAATCTACAGTTAGAGTTTCATCTTCACGGAAAGTCCCGCTTATAGTAATATTTGAAGCAATAGGTGCTGATTTAATATCTGGAACTGAAAGTTGTTTTGTTGTGTAAATATGATATTCCCCAGCTTCAAGATCAATAAATGCATTCTTATCATTCACGGTAATTGTTTGTCCGGTAAAGTAATCATACCAGGTTCCAGTTTTACTGAAATTAGGATCAATTTCTCCTGCCTTTGTGTCGAAATTTCCAATTACTCTTACATCCATATCAGAATGATTGATTTCAATACTCTTTAAAACAGTATTTGTATTCAGAGTGAAATTTTCTGATTCGAAAGCAACTTCTTCTTTTTTTAGCTTGATGAGAGCTGAAAATACCTCGAAAAGTCTTTTTCGGTTCGGATCATCCTGATATTCCCAATGGATTGGTTTTTTGCCAACTCTGTCGTTGAAATCGATGGATACATCGTAGCCTAATTCTTCAAATTGCCATATCATTTTTGGCCCAGGAACGGTGAAAAAGAAGGTTGACGCTGCCTCAACTCTCGAAAGGGCAGTGTTTAGTTCTGTAATATCATAAGTACTTGAAGAGGCTCCGAAGTTAAGATTACGATACATCATGCGTTCTTCATCATGACTTTCCATATAGCTAACCAATTTTGGACTGTCCCATTCTCGTTCAAGCCATGAATACCAACTGAAATCAGAAGTATAGCCCATGGAAGCTTCGCTGTATTCATGATTGGCATTTCCCCATAACATGATACCATGAGCAGCCAATTCTTTTTCTTCCGGATTATCGGATAAATGCTCGAAGATGACTACTGCGTTGTATTTGACGTTCCAAATTGCTGTAGACATACGTTTCAATATATCAATGCGTTCTTGGTCGTATTGTCCGCCCCAAGGGTCTGAAGAAGTATGGGGTGTATTTGAAAAACCTTTTGTGAAATCGAAGCGGAATCCATCAATGTGATATTCGTTCATCCAGTAGGTATTAATCCGATCCACCAGTTTTTGCGTATCTAAAGTTGCATGATTGATATCATAACCCCAATGGGCATCGGTATTTTCAAAATTGCTCTCAACATTGTACCATGGATTGTCTGCCGTTGGTTTTGAACCATCGAAGTACATGCGTAAAAACGGAGATTGTCCATAGGTATGATTTAGAACCATATCCATATAAACCGCTATTCCTCTACTGTGACATTCGTCTATAAATGCTTTATAATCATCTTTTGTCCCGTAGGCTTTATCTGGTGCAAAATAGAAGGATGGATTGTATCCCCAGGAATCATTTCCTTCAAATTCATTAAATGGCATCAATTCAATAACATTTATACCAAGGCGTTCCAAATAATCCAATGTGTCTGTTACTGTTTTGATATTGCCCGTCTCAACAAAATCACGAACGTGTAATTCATAGACTACCAAATCTTCTTTGGTAGGTGGCGTAAATTGTGAATCGGACCATGTAAAAGCCGTTTGTGCTGTCTGGAAAACGCTGGCTATTTCACTTGTTTTATCAGTAGGGTAGGGAATTAAATTAGGATAAGTGGTACTGGAAATGTATTGATCATTCCACGGATCCAATAATTTATCGGCGTAAGGATCTGCAATTTTGATAGTACCGTCGATAACATACTGGAAAATGTATTCTTTTCCTGCTGTAAGATTGTCGAGAGTAATCCAAAAATAATCTCCGTCTTTTTTCAATTGATAAGTATTATCAATTTCCCAATTGGTGAAATCACCAATAACATATGCAAACTCCTTATTTGGAGCATAAAGTGATAGGGTAACTGTATTGTCGTCAATATAATTGATACCATCAATAATGCCTGTTGGCAAGTCTCCTGTAAGCACATCCGCTCGCACGAAGAAATGAATTGTGTCTCTGGCTTCTTCTGTTCCAGATGTAGCTACAGCAATTAATTCGTGACTTCCTGAAATGTCGGATTGAACAGTTGTCGTAATTTCTTGTTCTGTAATGGTGTTTTCCACTAACACATCATCAAGGTAAAGGCTGAGGCTTTCGCTAATATTTGATTTAACTTCTAATTGAAGGGCCTCATTTTTTGCAATCATTTTATTGTCGGAAGGAATGGAGAAACTTACATTTAAACCATCTTTGTATACATCAATTAAAAGATCATTGGTTTGTTGAGCACCGTCAGCTGATCTTAAAACAGCAGCAATTTGGGTAACAACTTCACCGTTACCTACCGAGTAATAATCTGTAATGTTTGGTGTGATAATAAGAGTGTAGGTTCCATCGTTATTATTGGTTAGTTGGGGTTGTGTTGTATTATCCCCCCAAGAACCAATAACATGTTGCCATTCTGTGTTTCCCTCAATTATAACTCCGGTATGAGCATATAAGTCTCCTGTGAAAGTTCCAAGGCTTGATTCCTGTGAGGAATCGAAAGTAATGGTAATTTCATCACTTACGGTAGGAAAGGTAGGAGAGGTTGAGATTTGTCCAAATCCTATTGATGGAATCAGCAATAGTAAAGAAAGGAGATATGTGTATAGTTTCTTCATAGTTAGCTTCTTCTCTTGATTAAGTTTTTAGTATAGTGTTAAGCTAAAAAAAAATGCAATTAGCAACCAGATTTGTTACTAATTGCATCAAATTATTTAAAATAAGGTAGCCTAGGGCTACCTTATTAATTGATCACTGGTTATGGTGTTGTTATTGAACCAGCTCCAGTTCTAAAATTAAGGGAAATATTATCTCCAGCAGTAGCATTAACTCTTGCCTGATCACCGCCAGTTCCACGAAACTCAATATTTCCATCAAGAACCATAAATTCGGCTTGCCACCAATCACAGTTTAGTGTCGAAGCTGCAACATACATCCGCAACTCACCATCATTAGGAACACCTTCAAATTTAATACCTTCATTGGTGTTGTCAATAGTAAATAAGTCATTAGGATCTGCACCATCCCATCCACCAAATACATCACCCATACCATAAACTATTGGTTCTGCAATTTCGATAGTATTGTTAGAAAGATCTACTACAACCATGTAGTAACCTGCAGTTGAAGGAACTGGAATATCACCGCCACCAATAGCATACACGCCATTTGTTGCATCTCCTGTGATACCAAAATCTCCGCCTGCCCATTCTGCTTGAGGTGCCATTTTGAAATTACCTGATCCTTTCATCCAAACAATCTTCCAGAAAAGTTCAGGATGACTGTTAACAGGAACTAATTGAAGTGGTTGAAACCAGTTCCAATCTTCTTCAGGTAGACCAACACCATTTCCAGTCATAAATAATTCAGTAGGGAAAACTGGTACTGCTTCAATTGTATATATTCCTTTGTTAAGATCTACAGTAATAGTATATTCCAAATCACCTCCGTCAAAAGTAATGTTGTTATTCTTATCCTTTGGTGCTAAAATACCGGAATTACCATCGCCATCTGCATCAGCCCAATCTAGATCGCCCCATGAAGTTTGACCTAAAAACTTAATTTGAGCTCCGTCCTTAAGCACTTTTTGAATAGAGAATACACCTTCTTCTTGTTTTGTGAAAGCAATACCTGCCTCAGGACTCCATTCTGCATCTACAGAATTGTAACTGCCTGCAATGTAAAGATTGTCATAGTCATAGCTATATGTAGCTCCACCAAATACATATTCTTCAATTGTCAAAGTACTGTTTACAAAATCTGCTGTAACAGCATACCATCCAGTTTCACCCGTAAATTTGAAGTTTTCTGCTTCATCATTGGCAGCCATAATGTTGTCAGAAACCGCAGCGAATTTATTAAAGTTGTAATCGTAACCATCGCTTGCTTGCTTTTCCGAAAATTTAAATAGACCATCTTTTGTAAGTTTCAGATACTTTGTAAAGATGTTATCTGCGCCATATGATTTTAATGCTTCTGTTACTTCAACAGCAGCAGTTGCTGAACCAAAGATATAAAAATCAGTAGGAATAGGTACATCCAGATAAGGTGTCACCTTCATTGCAAACGAAGCAGTGTACAAACTATTAAGATCCTCGTTAGCAAATGCCCTGATTCTTGCTTCAAGCTCTACCATTTTTGCAGGAGCATATCTGCTAGAAATCAAAGTATTTAATCCACCAACAGTAATTGATGTACTTGTCTCCGATACTCGATCAAACTCTAAGGCATTTTTAAATTCATTACCTACAGTATCAATTTGGACATAGTATCTTACTCCAATAGGATCAGCATATGTCGCAGCAGACCAGTTTAAATCGATTATAGTTTCTTTTTCATTCTTTTTCTCAAGAATCAGATCTATAGCTTCGGTTACTTCTGTTAATACCGGGGCAGTTCCTTGAACTGGCTCAGTTACATTTGGTGTATCAAAATCGTCTTCGCATCCGATAAAGAGAACAGCCAATAGTGATATAAATAAATATTTTATATTTTTCATTTTTTATTCAATTTTACCAGTTTGATTAATAAAGTCTAGCGTTATAGTCTTTTCACCTGCTGTAATATTTAACCTATCCTGATCACCACCATCAGCTCTGTATTCAATTTTTCCATCAAGGAATATGAATTCAGCATGCCACCAGTCTGTAGCGGAAATGTATGGATGTGTAACATGAAGCCTTAGTTCGTTAGCTGATAAGGTTTTAGTCAAATACATTGTCTTGTTGTCAGCATCCAACTTAAATTTGTTAGCTTCTACAACAGAAGCAACAGGCCACACTGTGCCGATTGTTTCACCACATATATAAATATTAGCAGGTTCAACCAACAGCTTATTATTTGCCATATCTACACCAACAGTATAATATCCAGCGGTTCCTGGTACTGGTATATCTATACCTCTGTCTTCATCAGTTCCCAAATTAGTTCCCAATGTGTATTCGCCACTAACAGCATTTCCAATTCTTCCTATCACTCCCTTGTAGTTCTCATCCGAACACAGTTTAAAGCTTCCTGTAGCTTCCATCCAAACAATAATCCAAGTATCATCAGGTTCACTGTTAACCTTAATAAATTTAAGCTTATTGTTTTGAGCAACGCGTCCTACACCATCACCAAAAAGATAAAAAGTATTTGGAGCAAAAAGAATATCCAGGTAAGGAGTAGTTTTAAAGTTTACTACTGAAGAGTATAATGTATCAACTCCTTGAAGTGAATAGGTTATTACCCTTGCAGATACTGTAGTCTCTTCACCTACAGTTAATTCAAGGTCTTCTGTAAGAACCTCGTTAAGAGTACCTACGGTGAATGTGAATGCATTATCAGCTGCATTAATATCAAAAGTAACTGGATTAGAAAATTCAGTTGTAGTAGAAAATTGAAGTTTATGTGTTGTAACAAGATCTACGCCGTAAGATGCAGGAGTATAATTTACCTGAATGGTTTCGCCTTTTGTAGCTTTTGATATGGCCAAAGTTTCACCAAAACCGTTAATGCCCGTTGCTGGTGTGTACTCTGAGTCATTTAGTTGTAGGATATCATCATCATCGCATGAAGAAAAGCCAATTGCGAGAAGTAATATTAGTATGTATTTTATATTTTTCATAACGTGTCTTTTTAATCTATTAATAACCCGTGATATTCGACAGATTTGGATTGGCATTTATATCCGACGATGGAATAGGGAATACATTATATCTTACATCCGTATTTTTTCCGTCTGCTACAGCACCTTTCCAAGGCCAATTGTAATTTCCATCTGTTAATTTACCAAAGCGAATAAGGTCGGTTCTTCTGTGACACTCCCAATAAAGCTCACGAGCTCTTTCGTCAAGTAAAAAATCTAGAGTTAAATCAGATGCTATAATGTTTCCTGATGTATCTCCATATGCTCTTTCTTTTAGTTCGTTGATATAGCCAATAGCTGTTGCCATATCGCCACCTGTACCACCACGAACAACAGCTTCAGCATATGTTAAGTAAAAGTCTGCCAGTCTGTAAAGTGGAAAATCAGTATCAGGGAACGAAAGGTTTGAACCAACAGCTCCCGTTGAAGTAACATTTTTGAACTTACGCAACGCATATCCATCTCTAAAGTTGAAAATATCTTCTATTTCAAGATTTTGTCCTTCAGTATAGAACATTCCTCTTTTATCTGTTCCTGTAGCATCAGGGAAAAGGTTTACAAAAGATTCTGTGGTTCTGTTACCACCCCATCCACCGTCGATACCGGACTCGCTTGCAGGCATATCACCTCCAACTGTTGAGTGAAGTAAAAATGTCATACCTCCCCATGATTGAGTGCTGTTTCCATCTGATATTATAGGGAAAATGATCTCATTAGTTCTTAAATGATTATCAGCTAAGAATAGGTTCGCATAAACTGGTTCAAGAGAATATCCGCCACCAATAATTTTATTGCAATACGTAATAGCTTCGGTGTATTTAGGTACTCCAATATAAACCTCTGCATTTAAGTACATCTTAGCCAGAATTGCCCATGCTAAACCTTTATCAGCTCTACCATATTCATTTGTTCCCGGCTCAGCTAATTCAGTCTCAATTGTTGTAAGTTCAGACTCGATATAATCAAATATTTGTTGTTGTGTAGCCATCTCAGGGAAGAAAAACGAACCAATTTCATCCTCTTCCGTAACAAATGGACCACGTCCAAACATATCCAACATATGGTAATAACTTAATGCTCTTAAAGCTCTGGCTTCATCACTAAAAGCTTTGTACTCAGATTGGCCATCTGTTAGTTTAATCAGATTATTACAATAAGTAATTTGAAGCGCTATTCGATAATACATTGCTTTTACAAACTCGTTTGAGCTGTCCCAGTCTTGATCGTGTAAATCTCTTAAATTACCATCATTCCAGGCACAAATAGCTTCATCGGTTGGTAGTTCCTGGTGATTCCATAATAGTCTTAAATAAGATGAAAAACTACCATCAATACTACTAATATCTGGTTCGCCGTCAACTGCTGTTTGACCTCCTAAAATCAGGCCAGCATAACATTTTGCTAAGAGTTGTTTATACGAATCAGCATCAGTCAAAACAGTCTCTGCTGTTCTGATATCCTCATCAAGAGGTTCCGTATTCAAATCATCAGTACATGATACAAATGCAAATAATAATGCAAATGCAATCATGATATAATTTGTTTTAAAATATTTTTTAGTCATAATTAATACATTTATAGATTAAAATTTCACATTTAATCCAAACAAGAATGTTCTTGGTCTTGGATATACATCATTGTCAATTCCACCGTTTACTTCAGGATCTAATCCACTATAATCGGTTATAACAATAGCATTCTGAACGGTTGCAAATGCTCTGGCATTAATATCAAAACCTAAAAGTGGTTTTAATATTTTGGTAAAGTTATATCCTAGAGTTATATTATCTATTCTAAAGAAGGATGCATCCTCAAGGAAATAATCAGAATATTGTTGAGCAGTTTCAAACTTTGATTTATTAATCTCAGTTGGCATGTTTGTTAAGTATTCATTGACAGTCATTTCCTGATAACGACCACCTACAATAACATTGTTGTATATTTGTCCGCCAAGACCAACTCTACCGTTAAATCCAAAATCAAAATCTTTATATTTTATGCTTGATGAGAATCCTATATTATAATCTTGCGCAGGATCTTCAGCATAGTATTTATCGGCTGTTGTGATTTGCCCGTCCTTATTTCTATCTACATAAAGACCTTCAATTGGTTTCCCTAAGCTATTATATACTTGTTCGTATACATAAAAAGTATTTAGAGAGTGTCCAACAGCATTGATCTGGATATTGTTTCCAACACCAACTCCACTAATACCACCTGTTTCAACTCCTCTGTAATTAGGATCATCATAATTTGTCAGACGGGTAATTTCATTCTTGTTGTAAGAAAGATTAAAGCCAACTTCCCAAAACAAATCTTTTGTATCGATTGCTATTGCATTAATAGCGAATTCGAAACCATTGTTTTCCAAATCACCAACATTTGTCAACAGTAAGTCGGTAAAATTTGTTCCTGCAGGTACTGGAATAGTGTTTAGCAGATCTTTTGTTTTACGCTTATATATATCGATAGAACCATTAACTTTGTTATTAAAAAATCCAAAGTCGAGGCCTGCATTATAGGTTGTCGTTTTTTCCCACTGTAATCCTTCGTCGTATCCATCAGGTCTTAATAAAGTATAAAACTGATCTCCGAATTGATATCTTGTTCTTGAATCACTTAATCGGTAAGTTCCCATATACGGATAGTCTCCTTGTCCTAATTCTTGCTGACCCGTGATACCGTAACCCAAACGAACTTTAGCATTACTTACTACATCGATATTCTTAAGGAATGACTCTTCACTCATTCTCCAGGCAAATGCTGCTGAAGGGAAAACACCCCATCTGTTATCTTCGTGGAATCTTGAGGAACCATCTTGACGTACTGTACCTGTAAGGATATACTTATTCTTAAATGTGTAGTTGGCTCTACCGAAGAATGAAACCAAATAATTTTCTGTTTCATTTTTTGAATCTTCAATCTGATCATTATTTCTGTCAACTTCGAAAGCTGATGATTTTGACCAGAAATGTTGCCACTCATAACCACCCATTACATTTATTTTACTATCCAAAGATGGAAGGTCTTTATCATACGTCAGGTAAAAGTCGACTAATTCATTCTTTTTCTCCTGAGTGTAATCTCTTTTTACACCTGTAGAAGAAGCTCTTACCCATGAAGCATCCATATCAGTATTTACATCACCATCACTATCAGAGTAATCATAGCCTAATTTCATGCTTGCTTTTAAATCTGGAAGAAAATGTAATTTATAATCTGCCTGAAAGTCTGCAATTACTCTTGAAACATCAGAATTATCATCTTTTTGTTGTAATTGAGCAACAGGGTTACGTGTTGCATTCACATTTCGCGAACCGTCACTCATTAACCATGTTGTATAGCCTCCGTAGATACCTGTGTTATTAAAAACAGATTGTGTAGGATCCATGCGTAAAGCGTTCCCTATGGCACCTTTATCAGCGAATTGATTTTCAATCTGCATATATTTCACACCTATATTTATCTTTAAATATTCGTCGAAAAAGCTAGGATTAACATTTAAAGTTCCTGTTGTTCTTTGCATTTCAGAAGTCCGCAAAATACCTTTCTGATCAGTGTAACCAGCCGAAACTCTAAAAGGGACA contains:
- a CDS encoding alpha-amylase family glycosyl hydrolase, whose amino-acid sequence is MKKLYTYLLSLLLLIPSIGFGQISTSPTFPTVSDEITITFDSSQESSLGTFTGDLYAHTGVIIEGNTEWQHVIGSWGDNTTQPQLTNNNDGTYTLIITPNITDYYSVGNGEVVTQIAAVLRSADGAQQTNDLLIDVYKDGLNVSFSIPSDNKMIAKNEALQLEVKSNISESLSLYLDDVLVENTITEQEITTTVQSDISGSHELIAVATSGTEEARDTIHFFVRADVLTGDLPTGIIDGINYIDDNTVTLSLYAPNKEFAYVIGDFTNWEIDNTYQLKKDGDYFWITLDNLTAGKEYIFQYVIDGTIKIADPYADKLLDPWNDQYISSTTYPNLIPYPTDKTSEIASVFQTAQTAFTWSDSQFTPPTKEDLVVYELHVRDFVETGNIKTVTDTLDYLERLGINVIELMPFNEFEGNDSWGYNPSFYFAPDKAYGTKDDYKAFIDECHSRGIAVYMDMVLNHTYGQSPFLRMYFDGSKPTADNPWYNVESNFENTDAHWGYDINHATLDTQKLVDRINTYWMNEYHIDGFRFDFTKGFSNTPHTSSDPWGGQYDQERIDILKRMSTAIWNVKYNAVVIFEHLSDNPEEKELAAHGIMLWGNANHEYSEASMGYTSDFSWYSWLEREWDSPKLVSYMESHDEERMMYRNLNFGASSSTYDITELNTALSRVEAASTFFFTVPGPKMIWQFEELGYDVSIDFNDRVGKKPIHWEYQDDPNRKRLFEVFSALIKLKKEEVAFESENFTLNTNTVLKSIEINHSDMDVRVIGNFDTKAGEIDPNFSKTGTWYDYFTGQTITVNDKNAFIDLEAGEYHIYTTKQLSVPDIKSAPIASNITISGTFREDETLTVDYTYTDVNGDLEDEESSIYQWYRADDAKGTNEAVISGASALTYTLVRADRANFIRFSVTPVAKTGDLLQGETIYSSYSEEIAYSTGINDILNKELRLYPNPVRDILHLENLKQVNRLQLFDLSGKAIVAVNMPNESANLNLNNLTKGTYILVFEMEDGSQLSKKIVKQ
- a CDS encoding SusF/SusE family outer membrane protein, whose product is MKNIKYLFISLLAVLFIGCEDDFDTPNVTEPVQGTAPVLTEVTEAIDLILEKKNEKETIIDLNWSAATYADPIGVRYYVQIDTVGNEFKNALEFDRVSETSTSITVGGLNTLISSRYAPAKMVELEARIRAFANEDLNSLYTASFAMKVTPYLDVPIPTDFYIFGSATAAVEVTEALKSYGADNIFTKYLKLTKDGLFKFSEKQASDGYDYNFNKFAAVSDNIMAANDEAENFKFTGETGWYAVTADFVNSTLTIEEYVFGGATYSYDYDNLYIAGSYNSVDAEWSPEAGIAFTKQEEGVFSIQKVLKDGAQIKFLGQTSWGDLDWADADGDGNSGILAPKDKNNNITFDGGDLEYTITVDLNKGIYTIEAVPVFPTELFMTGNGVGLPEEDWNWFQPLQLVPVNSHPELFWKIVWMKGSGNFKMAPQAEWAGGDFGITGDATNGVYAIGGGDIPVPSTAGYYMVVVDLSNNTIEIAEPIVYGMGDVFGGWDGADPNDLFTIDNTNEGIKFEGVPNDGELRMYVAASTLNCDWWQAEFMVLDGNIEFRGTGGDQARVNATAGDNISLNFRTGAGSITTP
- a CDS encoding SusE domain-containing protein is translated as MKNIKYILILLLAIGFSSCDDDDILQLNDSEYTPATGINGFGETLAISKATKGETIQVNYTPASYGVDLVTTHKLQFSTTTEFSNPVTFDINAADNAFTFTVGTLNEVLTEDLELTVGEETTVSARVITYSLQGVDTLYSSVVNFKTTPYLDILFAPNTFYLFGDGVGRVAQNNKLKFIKVNSEPDDTWIIVWMEATGSFKLCSDENYKGVIGRIGNAVSGEYTLGTNLGTDEDRGIDIPVPGTAGYYTVGVDMANNKLLVEPANIYICGETIGTVWPVASVVEANKFKLDADNKTMYLTKTLSANELRLHVTHPYISATDWWHAEFIFLDGKIEYRADGGDQDRLNITAGEKTITLDFINQTGKIE
- a CDS encoding RagB/SusD family nutrient uptake outer membrane protein, translating into MTKKYFKTNYIMIAFALLFAFVSCTDDLNTEPLDEDIRTAETVLTDADSYKQLLAKCYAGLILGGQTAVDGEPDISSIDGSFSSYLRLLWNHQELPTDEAICAWNDGNLRDLHDQDWDSSNEFVKAMYYRIALQITYCNNLIKLTDGQSEYKAFSDEARALRALSYYHMLDMFGRGPFVTEEDEIGSFFFPEMATQQQIFDYIESELTTIETELAEPGTNEYGRADKGLAWAILAKMYLNAEVYIGVPKYTEAITYCNKIIGGGYSLEPVYANLFLADNHLRTNEIIFPIISDGNSTQSWGGMTFLLHSTVGGDMPASESGIDGGWGGNRTTESFVNLFPDATGTDKRGMFYTEGQNLEIEDIFNFRDGYALRKFKNVTSTGAVGSNLSFPDTDFPLYRLADFYLTYAEAVVRGGTGGDMATAIGYINELKERAYGDTSGNIIASDLTLDFLLDERARELYWECHRRTDLIRFGKLTDGNYNWPWKGAVADGKNTDVRYNVFPIPSSDINANPNLSNITGY
- a CDS encoding SusC/RagA family TonB-linked outer membrane protein, with the protein product MKLNISRLRKLLLMFVMAFSFTIIHAQEKVVTGLVTDANDGIGIPGVSVVVKGTTIGTSTDIDGSYTLSVDANATLIYSFVGYRPQEILVGSQSQINVILSIETENLSEVVIVGYGQVRKDDATGSVFTVKSDDFNQGTTSSPQDLIVGKIAGVQIVNDGGAPGSGSTIRIRGGSSMSASNDPLIVIDGMPLDNRGIDGMSNVLSSLNPNDIETFTVLKDASATAIYGSRASNGVILITTKKGKAGQKIQVTYDAKFSIGKIKETLDVLNADDYRTLVTARAVNNSSVNPDLLGAASTDWQDEIYRDATGHEHNVGISGSYKNVPFRVSAGYTDQKGILRTSEMQRTTGTLNVNPSFFDEYLKINIGVKYMQIENQFADKGAIGNALRMDPTQSVFNNTGIYGGYTTWLMSDGSRNVNATRNPVAQLQQKDDNSDVSRVIADFQADYKLHFLPDLKASMKLGYDYSDSDGDVNTDMDASWVRASSTGVKRDYTQEKKNELVDFYLTYDKDLPSLDSKINVMGGYEWQHFWSKSSAFEVDRNNDQIEDSKNETENYLVSFFGRANYTFKNKYILTGTVRQDGSSRFHEDNRWGVFPSAAFAWRMSEESFLKNIDVVSNAKVRLGYGITGQQELGQGDYPYMGTYRLSDSRTRYQFGDQFYTLLRPDGYDEGLQWEKTTTYNAGLDFGFFNNKVNGSIDIYKRKTKDLLNTIPVPAGTNFTDLLLTNVGDLENNGFEFAINAIAIDTKDLFWEVGFNLSYNKNEITRLTNYDDPNYRGVETGGISGVGVGNNIQINAVGHSLNTFYVYEQVYNSLGKPIEGLYVDRNKDGQITTADKYYAEDPAQDYNIGFSSSIKYKDFDFGFNGRVGLGGQIYNNVIVGGRYQEMTVNEYLTNMPTEINKSKFETAQQYSDYFLEDASFFRIDNITLGYNFTKILKPLLGFDINARAFATVQNAIVITDYSGLDPEVNGGIDNDVYPRPRTFLFGLNVKF